The sequence below is a genomic window from Patescibacteria group bacterium.
AATAAAGGTGGATTTAAGCCATTTTTTTATATTAAATGAATAAAAAAGGATTTACTTTAATAGAACTTTTAGTAGTTATTGCCATTATTGGTGTTCTTTCTTCAATTGGACTGGTAGCTTTAAACGGAGCTCGGGAAAAGGCTCGGGATGCTAAAAGAAAGAATGATTTAACCCAATACAGAAATGCTTTAATGATGTATATAAATAATGAAACTATGAAGTACCCTCCTTTGCCTTCAGGTACTGATGACAGTACTAATGTTTGTATTAATGATAAAGGGAATAAATTTAATTTTGATGGCAGTAACTTTGATTCTGACACAAATGATAGTATTTTTGTAGAAAACGGTGAAATAATTTCTGAATATTTAGCTATTCCTCTTTTGCCACCAGAGTCAAGTGATAATAGTACGGGAGCCGCTTATTACTGTTATGACACTAATGGTGATTCTGATAGTGAAGATTGTAATAATTTTATATTATATACTCAACTGGAAAGCGGCGAGGGTCAATGGTATTGGATAGACGGAGAAGCTAATGTCGGCACTTCAAGTGCCCCACATACTTTATCTAATTGCACTCATGGGTCAGACTGCGAGTGGTAAGATTTTAAGTTAATATGTATTTAAAAAAAATAGAAATTCAGGGCTTTAAGTCATTTGCCCGCAAATCAACCTTAGAATTCAACCCTGGTATTACCTGTGTGGTTGGACCCAATGGTTCTGGCAAATCAAACGTGGCTGACGCGGTGCGCTGGGTGATGGGTGAGCAGAGTATGAAAGCTTTGCGCAGTAAAAAGTCAGAAGATATTATTTTTGCCGGTTCAGATAAGAAAACTCAGCTAGGCAGTGCTGAAGTTTCTTTGTATATCGATAATCAGGACGGAGCCATGCCCATTGATTATTCCGAAGTAGTTATTACTCGTCGGGTTTATCGCAATGGCGAGGGGGTATATTTTATTAATAAAAATTCAGTCCGCCTGCAGGATATACAAATGCTCTTGGCCCGTTCAAATTTTGGCCAGCGCACTTATTCAGTGATTGCCCAGGGCATGATTGACTCTTTTATTATGGCTTCGCCTAAAGAACGCAAGGAACTTTTTGATGAAGCCGCCGGGGTCAGGCAATACCAAATGAAAAGGGACCAGTCTGTTTTAAAACTGGAGAGAACCAAGGAAAATTTAGGGCAAGTTGAAGTTCTTTTGCAGGAAATTGCTCCTCGTTTGCGCTCACTTACTCGCCAGGTTAAGCGCTGGGAAAGACGGGAAGAAGTGGAAAAAAAATTGAGAGAAAAGCAAACTCACTATTATTCTTACATTTATCAGGATATTTATCAAAAACATCAAGATTCATTTCAGGAGTTTAAGAAATTCGAAGAAAAAAGAAATATGATTCAAAAAGAAATTGATAATCTTCAAAAAAACCTGGAAGATATGGAAAAAGAAAGTTCTCGTGGCGAAATATTTAGTCAGTTACAAAAGAAACATCAGGAATTTTTAGACATAAAAAACAGTCTTTTGCAGGAGAAGGTAGTATTAGAGGGTCGAATGCAAGCAGACCAGGTAGCTAATGGCCAGAGTGATTTAACTTATATTAATAACAAAAAAAAGAGCTTAGAACACAAACTTCAAGAAATTAATAAAAGCACAGAAAATTTAAAAAATGAAATAAATAATAAAGAAAAAGAATTATCAGACAAAACTGAAAAACAAAAAGATATATTAGATGAATACGAAAAAATTGAAAACCAGCTGGAAATAACCCGGCAAAAATTAGAAACAAAAGAACCTTTAGAATTCGAGGAAATAAAAAAAGAAGTAGGCCAGCTTTATACCCTTCAAGATGAGTTTATCGAAAAAATATCACAGGTAAAAGAAGTGAATGAAATAAAACTTATAAAAAAAGAAGCTAATAAGATTAAAGATAGGTTAGCTGTTTTCTTAGATAAGGTAAAATCTTCAGCTTCAACTTCACCCAAAGAAATTTTTTCTCTGCAGAAAAATTTAAAAGAAATTATTGAAAAACGAGACTACTCAGTTAACACCATAAATGAAGTAAAAACGGATCTTAGCTTAAAAACAGAAAGACTTGAGTATTTTTTGGAAAATAAAAATAATATTGAACAAGAATTAGAACAGATAAAACGGCAAATAGAAAGAGCGTCTACTGGTTCAAAACAGGAAGTTGAAAGTAAGCTAAAAAAACAAAAAGAGGAACTAGAAAACAAGATAGAAAAGACAGAAAAGGAATTAGAAGAAACACAAAATAGAATAGAAAGCTTTAATGAAGAAGAACAAGTCAAAAAAGAGAGTCTTTTTTCTATTCAAAAACAATTTCGTCAGACCCAAGATAAACTTAATCTGATTAATAATAAAATTAATAATATAAAAGTTAAACTGGCTAAACTGGAAACAAAAAAAGAAGATTTAGAGCATGAGGTTAAAGAGGAAATGCCAGAAAAATTTTGGTCAGAAATATTTAAAGAAAAAGAAGAGAGGCCTGAGCCTTTAAATAAAGAAGAGGTTTCAAATGAAATACTAAAATTAAAACACAAGATTGACTTAATCGGTGGTATTGATGAAAATACTAGAAAAGAGTATGAAGAAACCAAAGAAAGGCATGATTTTCTTTCGGAACAATCAGAGGACTTAAATAAAAGTATTAGAGATTTGGAAAAAGTTATTGAGAATCTAGATAAAACAATTGAGACTAAATTTAATAAATCATTTAAGAAAATAGACAAGCAATTTTCTAAATATTTTAAAATGTTATTTAATGGTGGCCAGGCCAGACTAAAATTAGTTCGCGAAGAAGAAAAAACAGAAAAAAATGACGAGGAGAATGAAGAAGAAAAAGAAGAGGCAGAAGAAAATAAAACTACTAAAAAATTTATTGCCGGTGTTGAAATAAAAGCTACTCCGCCCGGGAAAAAATTAAAAAATATAAATATGCTTTCCGGAGGGGAAAGAGCTCTTTCCTCTATAGCTTTGGTCTGTGCTATTTTAGCTAATAATCCCTCTCCTTTTGTAGTTTTAGACGAAGTAGACGCTGCTTTAGATGAAGCTAATTCCCTAAAATTTTCCAGTATATTAGAAGAATTAAGTCAAAAAAGTCAGTTTATTGTTATAACCCATAACCGCACTACTATGGAAAAAGCACAAATCTTATATGGAGTAACTATGGGTGAGGATAGTATTTCTAAAGTTATTTCAGTTAAAATGGATGAAGCAGAAGAAGTAATAAAACAACACGGCAATCGTCAGTAGACTTGACAAGATTAAATATTTCAGTTAATATCTATTTAAATAATTAATTAATTTTATAGAATGTTAGTTATTCGTTTATCACGTCGAGGCAAGAAAAAACAGCCGATTTTTCGGTTTATTATTTCAGAAAAAACTAAAGATACTCAAGCCGATTATCTGGAAGCTTTAGGTTTTTATAATCCTCATTCTAAAGAAATAAAGCTTAAGGAAGAAAGAATCAAATATTGGATAGATAAAGGAGCCACTCTTTCAGACAGTGTCAATAATCTTTTGATTAAAGAAGGAGTTATTAAAGGAAAAAAAAGAGTCAAGGGAACTCGAAAGAAAAAAGAAATAAAATCTGAATCTGATTCTGCTAAAGCAACACCTGATAAAGATGATAAAGCGAAATCCTCTAGTCCTGATAATAAAGAAAAAACTGAGCAAGAAGATAAAGAAAAAGAAAAATCAAAGGAAGCAAAAGAGGAAGAAAAAAAGAAAGAAAAAAAACCAGAAGAAAAAGAAGGCAACAAAGAAAAGAATAAAGAAGATAAATCAGGCCAAGAAGAAAAAAAAGATAGATAAAATTTTCAGGCTTGACAGAAAAAATAGTATTATTTACATTAAAGATATAGTTTAACAGGTCCAGGACTGGATTTATTCAAAAATGAAGAAAGGTCGACAGTACTGGCATAACCAAAAAGGAATGAAAAAGAATCATGGCACAAGAAAAAGATCAAGAATTTGTTGAATACGTCGTCAAGGCTCTCGTTGATAACCCTAAAGATGTTAAAACCGAGAGAACTGTCGACGAAATGGGTGTTTTAATCACCCTGCACGTTAATCAGGAAGATTTAGGTCAGGTTATTGGTCGTCAGGGCCAAACTGCCAAATCTATCCGAACACTTTTGCGTGTAGTGGGAGCTAAAAATCAAGCTCGGGTCAATCTAAAAATTCATGAACCCGAAGGCAATCGTAAAAGCTCTCGCCGATCTTCAGCTGACACTTCAGCTGTTGATGACTTAAAACTGTAAAGTTACAAATAAAAAGACAAAAACCGTGATTCATGTTAAAATATGATTGCGGTTTTTGTTTTTTATACTTATTTTTTTTCTGTATTAAATAAATATGCGTTTTGATATTCTAACAATTTTTCCGGGTCTTTTTAAATCATTTTTAAAAGAAAGTCTTATAGCTAAGGCTATTAAAAATGATAAAATATCTCTGAATATACATAATA
It includes:
- a CDS encoding type II secretion system protein; translated protein: MNKKGFTLIELLVVIAIIGVLSSIGLVALNGAREKARDAKRKNDLTQYRNALMMYINNETMKYPPLPSGTDDSTNVCINDKGNKFNFDGSNFDSDTNDSIFVENGEIISEYLAIPLLPPESSDNSTGAAYYCYDTNGDSDSEDCNNFILYTQLESGEGQWYWIDGEANVGTSSAPHTLSNCTHGSDCEW
- a CDS encoding chromosome segregation SMC family protein codes for the protein MYLKKIEIQGFKSFARKSTLEFNPGITCVVGPNGSGKSNVADAVRWVMGEQSMKALRSKKSEDIIFAGSDKKTQLGSAEVSLYIDNQDGAMPIDYSEVVITRRVYRNGEGVYFINKNSVRLQDIQMLLARSNFGQRTYSVIAQGMIDSFIMASPKERKELFDEAAGVRQYQMKRDQSVLKLERTKENLGQVEVLLQEIAPRLRSLTRQVKRWERREEVEKKLREKQTHYYSYIYQDIYQKHQDSFQEFKKFEEKRNMIQKEIDNLQKNLEDMEKESSRGEIFSQLQKKHQEFLDIKNSLLQEKVVLEGRMQADQVANGQSDLTYINNKKKSLEHKLQEINKSTENLKNEINNKEKELSDKTEKQKDILDEYEKIENQLEITRQKLETKEPLEFEEIKKEVGQLYTLQDEFIEKISQVKEVNEIKLIKKEANKIKDRLAVFLDKVKSSASTSPKEIFSLQKNLKEIIEKRDYSVNTINEVKTDLSLKTERLEYFLENKNNIEQELEQIKRQIERASTGSKQEVESKLKKQKEELENKIEKTEKELEETQNRIESFNEEEQVKKESLFSIQKQFRQTQDKLNLINNKINNIKVKLAKLETKKEDLEHEVKEEMPEKFWSEIFKEKEERPEPLNKEEVSNEILKLKHKIDLIGGIDENTRKEYEETKERHDFLSEQSEDLNKSIRDLEKVIENLDKTIETKFNKSFKKIDKQFSKYFKMLFNGGQARLKLVREEEKTEKNDEENEEEKEEAEENKTTKKFIAGVEIKATPPGKKLKNINMLSGGERALSSIALVCAILANNPSPFVVLDEVDAALDEANSLKFSSILEELSQKSQFIVITHNRTTMEKAQILYGVTMGEDSISKVISVKMDEAEEVIKQHGNRQ
- the rpsP gene encoding 30S ribosomal protein S16 codes for the protein MLVIRLSRRGKKKQPIFRFIISEKTKDTQADYLEALGFYNPHSKEIKLKEERIKYWIDKGATLSDSVNNLLIKEGVIKGKKRVKGTRKKKEIKSESDSAKATPDKDDKAKSSSPDNKEKTEQEDKEKEKSKEAKEEEKKKEKKPEEKEGNKEKNKEDKSGQEEKKDR
- a CDS encoding KH domain-containing protein — its product is MAQEKDQEFVEYVVKALVDNPKDVKTERTVDEMGVLITLHVNQEDLGQVIGRQGQTAKSIRTLLRVVGAKNQARVNLKIHEPEGNRKSSRRSSADTSAVDDLKL